In Solibacillus sp. FSL W7-1464, a single window of DNA contains:
- a CDS encoding tyrosine-type recombinase/integrase, with translation MEETLFSLQQYKMTKQKDETLQKIQQQKLAQYQSDIKQFQVFCDEHLLKLDFDSLELYLHHLITQQQVRLSTFNRRLAGVKYWLVHEYGFQFTSEHDTSIKLLRSLYNQEEYLRLKPMRGKSAEKQSDVLRLIDRYDTEKKSDIRKRAICLVNLITANRPSEMVRLKVSDFDLDNRTVQVMMVKQGEMKEKRLTLECVQAIRKYIAACALQMNDYFVGAADKWGNHTSRQISEVSYNQAIQSWLGFAPYTFRKTQITAMYQKGADIPTIAKQSGHKSHQTIMEHYIKLKTDDVDGYL, from the coding sequence ATGGAAGAAACATTGTTCTCTTTGCAGCAATATAAAATGACGAAGCAAAAAGATGAGACTCTGCAGAAAATCCAACAACAGAAGCTGGCACAATATCAATCTGACATTAAACAGTTCCAGGTGTTTTGCGATGAACATTTATTAAAGTTAGATTTTGACTCGTTAGAGTTATATCTCCATCATTTAATTACACAGCAGCAAGTTCGGTTGTCGACATTTAATCGACGCTTAGCCGGTGTGAAGTACTGGTTAGTGCATGAATATGGATTTCAATTTACCTCAGAGCACGATACTAGTATCAAATTATTACGTAGTTTATATAATCAAGAGGAATATTTGCGCTTAAAGCCCATGCGGGGGAAGAGTGCTGAAAAGCAAAGCGATGTGCTACGTCTTATTGATCGTTATGATACGGAAAAAAAAAGCGATATTCGCAAACGTGCGATTTGTTTAGTGAACCTTATTACAGCCAATCGTCCATCTGAAATGGTGCGCCTAAAAGTGAGTGATTTTGATTTAGACAATCGCACGGTGCAGGTGATGATGGTGAAGCAAGGTGAAATGAAAGAAAAACGCCTGACGCTAGAGTGCGTGCAGGCGATTCGAAAGTATATCGCCGCGTGTGCCTTGCAAATGAACGATTATTTTGTTGGCGCAGCGGATAAATGGGGTAATCATACGAGTCGACAAATTAGTGAAGTGAGCTACAACCAAGCCATTCAAAGCTGGCTAGGCTTTGCGCCGTACACGTTTCGTAAAACACAAATTACGGCGATGTATCAAAAAGGTGCCGATATACCAACTATCGCAAAGCAATCTGGCCATAAATCACATCAGACGATTATGGAACATTATATTAAGTTGAAGACAGATGATGTTGATGGATATTTATAA
- a CDS encoding Dam family site-specific DNA-(adenine-N6)-methyltransferase, which yields MLNKNEVYMMDCIEGMKLLEDNSIDIIVADPPYNLSKGGNWSWKNEGDLKGFGGKWDKVMQNWDDMPLSDYFTFTLNWLSEAKRVLKPTGSLWVFGTYHNIGIINFAMQILEIEIINEVIWFKRNSFPNLSGRRLTASHETILWAHTGSAKNRDYYFNYEMSKNHDYDSDLIKQPLKQMRTVWDIPNNKKKEELLFGKHPTQKVEKVIDRIIRLSAKEGDVLLTPFCGAGTECVVAKKLGLDYIAFELEEEYVNLSNTRLLNTKKGKIELIESKELVSKGSKKNNIESVDLKESSVEESLIQNESTEQISLSLGFTNEEITPIKKKRGRPKKNSQNDSESNAEKKKNNVKLEPIPAILKWTGSKRKQASHIVQEIPMGMNRYIEPFFGGGAVSYLAADKVNNVWANDLYAPLIDFWQLVQNQPNELIELYEREWMLLQEDFPNHFYNVRDRFNSNPNGIDLAFLTRTCVNGIVRFNKEGEFNNSIHLSRRGMKPSNFESIVEKWHLKLQKFQFTNLDYRDVLDQAKTGDLIYLDPPYAGSNNRYIADLDVESLFLELDKLNSKGVKWMLSFDGKRGETDLEYPVPEDLYKNKQFLSNGKSTLNQVLNGTNEEVLETLYKNF from the coding sequence ATGTTAAATAAAAATGAAGTATATATGATGGATTGCATCGAAGGAATGAAATTATTAGAAGATAATTCAATAGATATTATTGTGGCAGATCCACCCTATAATCTTAGCAAGGGGGGTAATTGGAGTTGGAAAAATGAAGGTGATTTAAAAGGTTTTGGAGGCAAATGGGATAAAGTAATGCAAAATTGGGATGACATGCCGTTATCTGATTATTTTACATTTACTCTTAATTGGTTGAGTGAAGCGAAAAGGGTTTTAAAACCAACAGGATCACTTTGGGTATTTGGAACGTATCATAATATAGGTATAATCAATTTTGCCATGCAAATTTTAGAAATAGAGATTATAAATGAAGTTATTTGGTTCAAGAGAAACAGTTTCCCAAATTTGTCAGGTCGTAGATTGACAGCTAGTCATGAAACAATATTATGGGCACATACGGGATCTGCGAAGAATAGAGATTATTATTTTAATTATGAAATGTCTAAAAATCATGATTATGATAGCGACTTGATTAAACAACCTTTGAAGCAAATGAGAACAGTTTGGGATATTCCGAATAATAAAAAGAAAGAGGAATTGTTATTTGGTAAACATCCTACTCAAAAAGTAGAAAAAGTGATTGATAGAATAATAAGATTATCAGCTAAAGAAGGAGATGTTCTTTTAACTCCTTTCTGTGGGGCAGGTACAGAGTGTGTAGTAGCTAAAAAATTAGGACTAGATTATATTGCTTTTGAATTAGAAGAAGAATATGTAAATTTAAGTAATACGAGGTTACTTAATACGAAAAAAGGTAAAATCGAACTGATAGAGTCAAAAGAATTAGTTAGTAAAGGTAGTAAAAAAAATAATATTGAATCAGTTGATCTAAAAGAAAGTAGTGTTGAAGAATCTTTAATTCAAAATGAAAGTACTGAACAAATTAGTCTAAGTTTAGGTTTTACAAATGAGGAGATTACTCCAATAAAGAAAAAAAGAGGTAGACCTAAAAAAAATTCACAAAATGATTCAGAGTCAAATGCTGAAAAAAAAAAGAACAATGTTAAATTAGAACCCATTCCAGCAATTTTAAAATGGACTGGTAGTAAAAGAAAACAAGCAAGCCATATAGTTCAAGAAATCCCTATGGGAATGAATCGCTATATTGAGCCTTTCTTTGGAGGAGGAGCAGTCTCTTATTTAGCAGCAGATAAAGTAAATAATGTCTGGGCGAATGATTTATATGCACCATTAATAGATTTTTGGCAGTTAGTACAAAATCAACCGAATGAACTTATAGAATTGTATGAAAGAGAATGGATGTTATTACAAGAAGATTTCCCTAATCATTTTTACAATGTGAGAGATAGATTCAATTCCAATCCTAACGGCATAGATTTAGCCTTCCTTACTCGTACATGTGTAAATGGAATTGTTCGATTTAATAAAGAGGGGGAGTTTAACAATTCTATTCATTTATCAAGAAGAGGTATGAAGCCAAGTAATTTTGAGTCTATAGTGGAGAAATGGCATTTAAAACTTCAAAAATTCCAATTTACAAATTTAGATTACAGAGACGTTCTAGATCAGGCTAAGACTGGGGATTTAATTTATTTAGATCCACCTTATGCTGGAAGTAATAACCGTTACATTGCAGATTTAGATGTAGAAAGTTTATTTTTAGAGTTAGATAAATTGAATTCTAAAGGTGTAAAATGGATGTTATCTTTTGACGGGAAACGTGGCGAAACAGATTTAGAATATCCAGTACCAGAAGATTTATATAAAAATAAACAGTTTTTATCGAATGGTAAATCTACTTTAAATCAAGTATTAAACGGTACTAACGAAGAAGTGTTAGAAACATTATATAAAAATTTCTAA
- a CDS encoding AAA family ATPase produces the protein MAITIVVGNFKGGVGKTKVSVMASWELAMARGKKVLLVDMDPQGNASTLIARSTGVTEINTSIFEGFQNGSLKECIVEVTDNLHMIPAQVSFKNFPKFLYANVKEEIDQVSYLKKLLDPVRDEYDYIFIDVPPTISDFSDNAMMAADYVLIILQAQELSLEGAETYVKYLQFMADNYDADIQVAGVLPVLLRPGGRVDMSTIERAKEMFGEDNVMENVIKHLERLKAWDVTGITDNDMHDRKAHQVFLDVIDELEEKLAQFEEAGKYE, from the coding sequence ATGGCGATAACAATCGTAGTAGGGAACTTTAAAGGTGGCGTGGGTAAGACAAAAGTGTCGGTTATGGCGAGCTGGGAGCTAGCAATGGCACGTGGGAAAAAGGTACTTTTAGTCGATATGGACCCGCAAGGAAATGCGAGTACATTAATTGCACGTTCAACAGGTGTAACAGAAATTAACACAAGTATTTTTGAAGGGTTCCAGAACGGCTCATTAAAAGAGTGCATCGTAGAAGTGACGGATAACCTGCATATGATTCCGGCACAAGTATCGTTCAAAAACTTCCCGAAATTTTTATATGCCAATGTAAAAGAAGAAATCGACCAAGTTTCGTATTTAAAGAAGCTACTCGATCCGGTTCGTGATGAGTACGACTACATCTTCATTGACGTACCACCAACAATTAGCGACTTCTCGGATAATGCGATGATGGCTGCAGATTACGTTTTAATTATCCTGCAAGCTCAGGAGCTATCGCTTGAAGGTGCTGAAACGTACGTAAAATACTTGCAATTCATGGCCGACAATTATGATGCAGATATTCAAGTAGCTGGCGTTTTACCAGTATTACTTCGTCCAGGTGGTCGCGTAGATATGTCGACAATCGAACGTGCGAAAGAAATGTTCGGTGAGGACAACGTGATGGAAAATGTCATCAAACACTTAGAACGCTTAAAAGCTTGGGACGTAACAGGAATTACAGACAACGATATGCACGACCGCAAAGCACACCAAGTGTTCCTAGACGTAATTGATGAGCTTGAGGAGAAATTAGCTCAGTTTGAGGAGGCTGGTAAGTATGAGTAA